DNA from Desulfatiglans sp.:
CGCTCTACCAGTTCTTCTGCTGATTTTGCTGTGCTGTACGCCTCCTCGTAATTATCAAGGTAATTTATAGACCAGTCAGCACACTCTGTATATTTACTGTGTTCATCTTTTTTAACCGCCTCCATAATCCTGATCTTTTCTTCATCGCAATGACCGGGGATGATTATCCTTGCATCAAACTCTTTAAGCCTTGCAATATCCTTCCGCCAGGTAACCCTGCGGGCCACATTGCTTTCAATCGGCCATAGATGGCAGTCATGAAAGGCTATATCAGTTGCACACAGGACACGGATAGACGGCACCCACACCGCCGAATTATTTATACTGTCACCTTCCCAGCCGTCTGAAAATATGATCTCCTCACCCTCAAGCTCAAGCCTCGGCTCGTTAAGAGATGTTGGCGTTGTTGTTGCCTTTGGGATTTCACCGGGCCCGAAACGATCAATAGCCCACATATCTACCTTGTCACTTGAGGTAGCCTTTATATCCTTTATCACACTTGGAAGCGCAACAATCTTTGCCTCTGGAAATGCGAATTTTAGTACTGCGAGCCCGAAATGGTGGTCAGGATGAAAATGGGAGACATAGATATGAGTCAAACGCCTTCTCATGGGAAGTATCTCAGAAACAAGCCTGTGAGAATCACTCATAATTTGAGATGCGTCTATCAGAATGGCATCCTTCTCACCATAAAAAAGGGTGGAGTTACTGTTAAAACCAAGATAACTGTGGAGAAACACCTTGAAATTAATGGCCATATATCACTCCTTTAATTATCTGATGTTATTTGGATGATTAATAAATACCATTTTTTGCATGTCTGATCAATTGTGTTTTTTTATATAAACAACAGATCAAAAGATTAAAACTATTGATCCATTAATATTTTTATTGATAATAGTACAGGGCTCTACACTTAAATCAATAAATCCTGGCGCAGTAACCGGCATTACAGCCCTTTCAGATAAAAATGTAACCGAGAACTGACTAAATAATAAACCTTTAACCGGAGGATATTTCATGAAACGCATTATATTGTTTTTTATTGTACTATTCTCATTACAGGTTAACGCAGAACTGCCACCTTTACTGGATCGTGAACTGTTTTTCGGAGACCCTGAGATTTCAGGCGCACAGATCTCTCCTGACGGGCAGTTCATCTCATTTATAAAACCCTATAATAATGTCATGAATATCTGGATAAAAAAGCGGGATGAGCCCTTTAACAAGGCCCGCCCCCTGACCAGTGATGAAAAACGTCCGGTTACATCCTATTTCTGGGCACGTGACAGCAAATATCTCCTTTATGCACAGGATAAAGGAGGGGATGAAAATTTCAGGTTATATGCTGTAGATCCTAAAGTCCCAGGAGACCCCATTCCACCATCGCGAGATCTTACACCTCTTGAAAATGTTAGGGTAAGTATTATCGCAATACCCAGAGATACCCCAAATGAAATTATTGTAGGATTAAATGACAGAAACCCTCAATTACACGATGTGTATAAAATCAATCTCACAACAGGAGAGAGGACTCTTATACGTCAAAATAACGAAAATATCGCCGGCTGGATAACAGATCAAAAGGGGAATCTGAAGCTCGGTCTGCGTCAGACTCCTGATGGAGGAACAGAGTTATTAAAGCTGGATGGACAGAATTTTGTTTCGATCTACTCAGTAACTTCTGAAGAATCAGTAAATCCTCTCCGTTTCACAGCAGATGGGAAAATGTTTTATATGTTAACCAGCAAAGGCGCTGATATAGATAAAAGTCAACTTGAGCTGTTTGATATTAATACCGGAAAAACAACATTCATTGAAAAAGACCCTCTGAATGAAGTGGACTTCAGTGGCGCCCTGTTTTCAGAATTGACCGACAAGCTGCTTTTAACAGTTTATGTAGGTGACAAGCTTCGGCTATATTTTAAGGATAAGGCATTTGAAACAGATTTTAAGATACTCGTGGATCAGATTGGTGATGGTAATTATAGTATATCCAGCATGACAAAGGATGAGCAGACATGGGTTGTTTCGGTTTCACGGGATATAGACCCTGGTTCTGTCTATATATATGACTGCAAAACAGATAAAGCAGAACTGCTCTATCGAAAAAGGCATGATTTACCATCCGAACACCTCGCTGAAATGAAACCTGCGCGATATAAAGCAAGGGATGGTTTGGTTATACCCGCCTACCTGACACTCCCAAAGGGTATACCGGCAAAAAATCTTCCTGCTGTAGTATTTGTTCATGGAGGTCCATGGGGACGTGATACATGGGGATATGATTCTATGGCCCAATTTCTTGCAAATCGCGGATATGCTGTATTAATGCCTAACTTCCGCGGTTCTGATGGTTATGGCAAACAATTCCTCAATGCAGGTAATAAACAATGGGGAACAGGCTCCATGCAGCATGACATAACTGATGGTGTAAAATACCTCATACAGGAAGGCATAGCTGATCCGAAACGTATTGCTATCAGCGGTGGTTCCTATGGCGGATATGCAACACTCGCCGGGCTTGCATTCACACCTGATTTATATGCAGCAGGGTTCGATATAGTGGGGCCATCAAACATTATTACTTTGTTAAATTCGATCCCACCATACTGGACGCCAATCAAGAAGATGTTTTCAGTCCGTGTAGGAGACATGGATAATCCTGAAGAGCTTAAGATGCTTAACGAGCAGTCACCATTAAATTCAGCAGAAAAGATTACAGCCCCTCTCTTTGTTGTGCAGGGAGCAAATGACCCCAGGGTTAAACAGGCAGAGGCAGATCAGATTGTTGCTGCTTTGTACAGGCTGGGACGTGAGGTTGAATACATGGTTGCCCCTGATGAAGGGCATGGTTTTGCCGGAAAACTTAACAACCTTGCAATGTCCACTGCTATGGAGCAATTCTTTGCCAAACACCTTGGCGGACGCGTACAAAAGGATGTGAGAAAAGAGATTAAAGAAAAGTTGGATTCAATAACCGTGGATGTAAGTACCGTTAAAATGCCGGTAAAAAAATAAAGAATAGTGAAAGAAAGGTGCCGCCTGCATAACAGATAAGTTGAAACACAATAGGCGATTTCATTAATTTGTGCAGGTGACACCCGGGCATTTTTCAAAAAATAACAATATTTTTATAAACAGTATTGACTGAGAAACGTTTGACATTAAATTGGATGGCATGGAAATATTAAACTCAAAAGCCCACCTTGTAGAAATATTTATGATTCTTTTCTGGTCATCTATTAGTCTATTATTGATTACAGGAGGCAGCGGCTTTATTGGTGGGGATTTATTTTTCTATTCTTTTATCGCCTTTCTGGTTTCCATCATTCCGGTTTTCACCTTAAAAGGTGTTATCAGGAAGCCAGCCGTATTACTGATTACAGACAAACCTTTATTCTCACGAAAGAAAGTCATTCAATACAATGATCCTTTGCTGATTTATGATGTAGCCTCTGGCAGGTAATTCTAAAATATTCCTGATTATCACCTGGAGCAACAGGAGAAATCCTGTCTCTACAACTTATTATAAATAAGAATAATTACGTACAGGAGATATATAATGGATCATGAACTATCTCGCCTTATACTGGCATTGATTTTAACTGGTGTCGTGTTTTTTGCATGGAATTATTATCGAGGTGTTTTATCTGATAGATCTTCAGAATCTACTATCTCTGTTAAGCAGATAGAAAAAGTTGAAGTAAAAAAAATGAATATACGAAAAGACCTGTCAATATATAAGAACTGCGGAAGACTAAAAATTGTTGTTTATCCAATTTACAGGGCATTGGAATTTATAAATGATAAAATAAAAAATCCGGGGCTCGCCCTTATCATTATAACCATTGCTATCCGGTTACTACTCATGCCCATGACTGTTAAACAGATTAAGAGTTCAAGAAGAATGGCAGAGCTAAAGGATGAGATTGGAGCAATAAAAAATCGTCATAAGGATAACATGCTGGAAATGCAAAAGGCGATTTCAAGGCTTTATTCTGAAAAGGGTATTAATCCGCTCGTGAATATTGGGCTCGGTGTCTTACAGGTTCCTCTTTTCTTTGCCCTGTATAAGATTGTAAATGAAGCATCTATCTTTTCAGGAGCGGAGTTAGGCATCTGGATTAATGACCTCAGCGCTCCTGATCCATACTTTATTCTTCCATTTTTAGCAGGGATAGCAATGTATCTTGGTTCCAGATACTCGGGAAATTCAGAAGTTCAGACGCAAAAATGGTTGATATATCTACCAACTGTTCTGTTTACGATCTTCCTGTTAAAACAGCCCTCTGGTCTGGCGTTATACATGCTTGTTGGTGCCATATTTCAGCTTGCTGTCAGTGTTGTTTCGGGTCTGGCGTTTTCTATAAAAGAGAAAAAAGGTAAAACAGCATAAAAATCCAAAACCCGGTTTTAAATGCAGCCTAAATAGCAAAATAATAGCAAAGGACATAAGATGATACATCCAATATTGGTGGATAACTGTAGGGGCAGGCCCCTGTGCCTGCCCGCATATGATGGAGCGTGCCTGCCCGCCAAAGCCTTGGAGAAGGCGGGTGCCCCTACAAATATATTAATCTCATTTTTTTTGAGAGAGTAATGAAAAAATATGATGAACCATTAAAGTCATTTTTCATTTTTGACAATTAGATAGATGTATAATAATAGATGATCAGGTTGCATTTATATCCATTATTACATCCAATCAATTTAACAATAGAAAGGGAGGGTACCTGTATGAGCAAAAAGAGAATCTTTACAGATGAAGAACTGAAGGTGATGGGAACACCCACCCTTGATCTTATCAAAAAGGCAGTGGATGCTGGTGACAAAGAAAAGGCAAAGATGCTTGCAGAGCGGCTGCAAAGCGAGATCGGGCACCTGCATGATGGTTATATGGTTTGGGTCAGCGGACTCCTTTCCTATATTTACAGGAAATTAGGTGTGGATGCAGTGGAGGAGGCTGAAAGAGAGGCACATGGTATTGAAGGAAGGTCGGTTTTTAAGCCATCAGGAAAAACTGACTTAAGATCCAGGGCTGAAGAACTGGCGAGCGGTTTAAGAGGTCACATGCAGCCCATTGTTATCAAGGAGGATGATGAAAAGATCACCCTTACCATGAAGCCATGCGGTTCAGGAGAAAGGCTTATCCAGATGGGTCTTTATGAGCCTGAATTCGGCCTTGCAAAGGTCAAGGAGCGCCATCCCGCAACATGGGGCATGAAGGATTTTCCCATCTACTGCTGCCACTGTCCGATCATGGAGATGCTAGCAATAGAGGCCACAGGCAAGATGGGCGCTGCCCACATTGTATCCGAACCAATGAAGTTTGGAGAATGCCATTTTGCCCTGTACAAAGACCCCAAAGATATCCCTGAAGAATATTACAAACGTATAGGTAAAACAAAACCCTAATGATGTTACAGTGTTTATATGGTAATTTGATGGAAGAAGGTAAAAGGATTAGTAAATATACTCGGCGGCTGACACAAGATCATCTTCTGCGGCATATGCCCAGATTACTTCACGCGCCATTTTTCCATCCGCTTTTCCATCTCCGCCTGAGTATAGACATTTCCATCTTCTATATCTTCAATACCACGTTGTATTTTCTGGCGAACATATAGGTGGTATTGAATTTCTTCAAATGTACTGCTGTCCGGAAGCTCTTTTATAAGTCGTATAGTCTCTTCTTTTACTGATAACATATTAATACCTCTCTCCTATTAATGTCCGCCATTATATTAAATCTTGTAATAGTATTCCACAATATATTAAAAACTTTGAGATATAGACATAAAAATTTTTTAAAAATGAAATTCATCCACTATCTACAACCGCAATCTTATTTTCCAGCTTTTCCCATTAAAAATTGATGGCATTCACTGAGGGCCGAAACGAAAATAAATTGCAATACATTCTATTTACCCGCCTGAGTTATTCGCATATCCGTCAACTTTTAAGGGTTAGGGCATGAAGGATTTCCCAATTTACTGCTGCCATTGCCCGATTATGGAGATGATGACCATAGAGGCCACAGGCAAAATGGGCGCAGCCCATATTGTATCCGAACCAATGAAGTTTGGGGAATGCCATTTTGCCATATATAAAGATCCAAACGATATCCCTGAAGAATATTACAAACGTATAGGCAAAACAAAACCCAAATAGAACCATATCGATTGCATTAGTCTGCACACCTATATGGTTGTAGGGTGGCATTCCTGTCCCGTCATAGCCTGAGCATTTTGCGACGGCGGATTACATGCCACCTTGTTTTAGGTGAGGTATAAAACCTCACCCTACAGAGGAATATGAAATAATGTTACAGGGTCGGTTATGTTCTCTCAATGTTATTCATACTGTGCTATTAATTCGCTATTCAGGAGAAAAGGCAAAACTGCCATTACTCCTGAATACCGATTTTGAAAAAGATTTCACAATGCCCCAGATCGTTGAAAAGCAAGTTTGGTCTGTACCTACAGCCTTTAGTCTAAAATGCTTCAGCCTACCTCCACCACTTTTCCCTTGATTTTACAAGCTATTAGGTTTAATGAATAATAAACATGTCAATACAGGCAAATATAACTGCCTTATAAATATACAATAAAAAGATGATACAAGTTTTCAGATTGTAAGCGGCAATAGTTTGTTTATGTCATTAGAAAACTAATAATCCTCAATATTAGTGATTTGCATTTTTCTGTGAAAACCGGAAAGCCGAATATAACAAATCGTATATTCGTTTTTATGGTTTGGTAGAGTCACGAAAAAAATAGGACACTAATAGTGCCCCTAGGATTGAATATCTCAAGGGTTATAAAAGGTTCGGAAAGATTTTTTGTTCTACTTAATAAAAGAGCTAAAAAGAGAAACTTACCCATTTATATACTATGCTTGAGGAATCGAACAGTAGGCTGGAATTAATGACTGAAATTGAGAAAACAGATTATCCATCTCGTACAAAGGCACATAATATTGGTGATCGAGCAGTAGACGTTTTCAGATATCGAATGCCTAAAGAGTGGATAA
Protein-coding regions in this window:
- a CDS encoding S9 family peptidase; amino-acid sequence: MKRIILFFIVLFSLQVNAELPPLLDRELFFGDPEISGAQISPDGQFISFIKPYNNVMNIWIKKRDEPFNKARPLTSDEKRPVTSYFWARDSKYLLYAQDKGGDENFRLYAVDPKVPGDPIPPSRDLTPLENVRVSIIAIPRDTPNEIIVGLNDRNPQLHDVYKINLTTGERTLIRQNNENIAGWITDQKGNLKLGLRQTPDGGTELLKLDGQNFVSIYSVTSEESVNPLRFTADGKMFYMLTSKGADIDKSQLELFDINTGKTTFIEKDPLNEVDFSGALFSELTDKLLLTVYVGDKLRLYFKDKAFETDFKILVDQIGDGNYSISSMTKDEQTWVVSVSRDIDPGSVYIYDCKTDKAELLYRKRHDLPSEHLAEMKPARYKARDGLVIPAYLTLPKGIPAKNLPAVVFVHGGPWGRDTWGYDSMAQFLANRGYAVLMPNFRGSDGYGKQFLNAGNKQWGTGSMQHDITDGVKYLIQEGIADPKRIAISGGSYGGYATLAGLAFTPDLYAAGFDIVGPSNIITLLNSIPPYWTPIKKMFSVRVGDMDNPEELKMLNEQSPLNSAEKITAPLFVVQGANDPRVKQAEADQIVAALYRLGREVEYMVAPDEGHGFAGKLNNLAMSTAMEQFFAKHLGGRVQKDVRKEIKEKLDSITVDVSTVKMPVKK
- a CDS encoding membrane protein insertase YidC; the encoded protein is MDHELSRLILALILTGVVFFAWNYYRGVLSDRSSESTISVKQIEKVEVKKMNIRKDLSIYKNCGRLKIVVYPIYRALEFINDKIKNPGLALIIITIAIRLLLMPMTVKQIKSSRRMAELKDEIGAIKNRHKDNMLEMQKAISRLYSEKGINPLVNIGLGVLQVPLFFALYKIVNEASIFSGAELGIWINDLSAPDPYFILPFLAGIAMYLGSRYSGNSEVQTQKWLIYLPTVLFTIFLLKQPSGLALYMLVGAIFQLAVSVVSGLAFSIKEKKGKTA
- a CDS encoding MBL fold metallo-hydrolase, which translates into the protein MAINFKVFLHSYLGFNSNSTLFYGEKDAILIDASQIMSDSHRLVSEILPMRRRLTHIYVSHFHPDHHFGLAVLKFAFPEAKIVALPSVIKDIKATSSDKVDMWAIDRFGPGEIPKATTTPTSLNEPRLELEGEEIIFSDGWEGDSINNSAVWVPSIRVLCATDIAFHDCHLWPIESNVARRVTWRKDIARLKEFDARIIIPGHCDEEKIRIMEAVKKDEHSKYTECADWSINYLDNYEEAYSTAKSAEELVERIYKKYPDVKAEDFAIQWQARLLYPKSSPDWLLPLPGEPGKIFLNPSGGYDGDPPRE